In the genome of Raphanus sativus cultivar WK10039 chromosome 4, ASM80110v3, whole genome shotgun sequence, one region contains:
- the LOC108833864 gene encoding RING-H2 finger protein ATL22-like, with amino-acid sequence MTFSEQLITFMFIFCLPLLNASEASQCSSSSCGYRNVDVRFPFWLFPKQSSTCGHTGFDLLCTDRHETALKLPDTEPFLVRDIYYDKQRFRLNDPNNCMARRLLSFDASGSPFSPLHFLNHTILIYPNEDIKSSSHYKPIRCLGNSTSSFFAILFDFASSMPSSCQMVKTLLLPVSSPIAVDLNDQDLWLKWDSPSGRDCENNRSLRGFENNTTIEVKWFSSFKSGIHNFVLLMMKLICLSLMTLLFGITTCVVYVTFSFERLPTQIRRSLARHATLKPPRGRARSPIFGPYKKVMNMREVRSLRAYSDVNTASTSNASILGYSCVVLARFVETVHKSK; translated from the exons ATGACATTCTCAGAACAACTTATCACCTTTATGTTCATTTTCTGCTTGCCTCTCCTAAATGCTTCAGAAGCAAGCCAATGTTCCAGTTCCTCATGTGGATATAGAAACGTCGACGTTCGTTTCCCTTTCTGGCTGTTCCCCAAGCAATCTTCGACCTGTGGCCACACAGGATTCGACCTCCTATGCACCGATCGCCACGAGACAGCCTTAAAGCTTCCGGACACAGAACCATTCCTTGTCCGAGATATCTACTATGATAAGCAGCGATTCCGCCTCAACGACCCTAACAACTGCATGGCCAGACGACTCCTCAGCTTCGACGCTTCAGGATCTCCTTTCTCTCCTCTCCACTTTCTCAACCACACCATCTTGATCTATCCTAACGAGGACATCAAATCCTCCTCTCATTACAAACCTATCCGTTGTCTTGGTAATTCCACGTCTTCATTCTTTGCCATTCTTTTTGATTTCGCGAGTTCGATGCCATCCTCTTGTCAAATGGTCAAGACATTACTCCTTCCTGTTTCTTCACCAATCGCCGTTGACCTCAACGATCAAGACCTCTGGCTGAAATGGGACTCGCCGAGTGGCAGAGATTGTGAGAATAATCGTTCCTTACGTGGGTTCGAAAACAATACTACTATTGAAGTCAAATGGTTCAGTTCCTTCAAATCTG GAATCCACAACTTCGTTTTACTAATGATGAAGTTGATCTGCCTCTCCCTAATGACACTTCTCTTCGGAATAACTACATGTGTGGTATATGTCACGTTCAGTTTCGAGAGGCTCCCTACTCAGATACGACGATCATTGGCACGGCATGCCACTCTCAAGCCGCCTAGAGGTCGTGCTAGATCTCCGATCTTTGGACCGTACAAGAAAGTGATG AATATGAGAGAAGTGAGATCGTTGCGTGCTTATTCAGATGTGAACACTGCTTCCACGTCGAATGCATCGATACTTGGTTACAGTTGCGTAGTTCTTGCCCGATTTGTCGAAACAGTCCACAAG AGTAAATAG
- the LOC108833868 gene encoding probable F-box protein At3g61730 codes for MKTRSSDVAQVANRGKRKAPEGDENVRGKRRSVQKSDERKNSPSPRIDRRLAPKRTILRGIHGCVSPRCSASTHRSTFSWYEQDVWTHIARFLDGRSLVKLGATSKWFNKMVMEDDAVWRFACLRDLQVPKPYSVSSSWIKIYASAFDGSHSYLFRQQQNHIDWMRFGAFTLDSRVSLLTERLSSPLKVPREGTIEQMLESSGSCIVKDIRSGIWIADLQLVRCPVCDLSTCDGTMQTLDARHIELFLNEGYKNGTWEYNLIASHKLQKDAVAACGAIFDLKHLKASSSSGILNLKSWTGAPDDSQPKAMVAPLAVAVHTRLQENEGIIVKYHTMKAGAEGDIVSIRISQQLL; via the exons ATGAAGACGAGATCCAGTGATGTAGCACAAGTAGCTAACAGAGGCAAGAGGAAAGCTCCGGAGGGAGACGAAAACGTCAGAGGGAAGAGACGATCGGTGCAGAAGAGCGACGAACGGAAGAACTCTCCTTCTCCTCGGATAGATAGAAGATTGGCTCCGAAGAGAACGATTCTCAGAGGAATCCATGGATGCGTATCTCCTCGGTGCTCTGCTTCTACTCACCGCTCCACCTTCTCAtg GTATGAGCAAGATGTGTGGACACACATTGCGAGGTTTTTGGATGGGAGGTCACTGGTGAAGCTGGGAGCAACGAGCAAATGGTTTAACAAGATGGTGATGGAGGATGATGCTGTTTGGAGGTTCGCTTGCTTGCGTGATCTTCAGGTGCCAAAACCGTATTCAGTTTCTTCAAGCTGGATTAAGATCTACGCTTCAGCGTTTG ATGGGAGTCACTCTTACTTGTTCCGTCAGCAGCAAAATCATATTG ACTGGATGCGATTTGGTGCTTTTACTCTTGACTCTAGAGTGTCACTTCTGACTGAGAGGTTGAGTTCTCCACTGAAAGTTCCAAGGGAAGGTACCATAGAACAGATGCTGGAATCAAGTGGTTCATGTATTGTAAAAGACATCAGAAGCGGTATTTGGATTGCAG ATTTACAGCTTGTTCGGTGCCCTGTCTGTGACCTCAGTACCTGTGATG GAACAATGCAAACACTGGATGCTAGGCATATTGAACTGTTCTTGAATGAAGGATACAAAAATGGAACTTGGGAGTACAATCTTATTGCTTCTCATAAGTTGCAGAAAGACGCAGTTGCAGCTTGTGGAGCCATTTTCGATCTCAAACACCTTAAAGCTTCTTCATCCTCAG GTATTCTCAACCTCAAGTCTTGGACTGGAGCGCCAGATGATTCCCAACCCAAAGCAATGGTCGCACCCCTCGCAGTCGCTGTTCACACAAGATTACAAGAAAACGAAG GAATCATTGTGAAGTATCACACGATGAAGGCAGGAGCTGAGGGTGACATAGTTTCCATCAGAATCTCCCAGCAGCTACTCTGA